The genomic region AGCACAAGCTCCTACGATCTCAAACATCAAGTCATACTGCCtccttccatttcctttcctctgtttTCACACCCAGACCTGGTCCAGATCCCCTCGCCTCCAACAGTGAGCTCTCGCCTCAGCCCCATCCCTGGCCTCCAGCTGCTGGTCTCTGATGCATCCTAGAACCACCAACCCCGCTCAGCCTCTCTGTGGCTCCCACTTGCCCTTGTGCTAATGCCTTTGCCCTTCTGGCCGGGCTGCTAGGACTCTAGGTGACCCAACTCTGGGGTCTTCTCCCAGGAGGCCCCGAGGCAGTGGCCCAGGCCCCCAGCCTGATGcgcccacccaccccagccctgccagtcACCTCCAGACCGTGCTCCCGCCTCTcccgccgcagcagcagcagctcctcatGAGTGGCCTGCAGCCTTCCCCGTCCCTTCTCCAGCTCCTCACGCAAACCTCGAATCTGGGCCTCCAGGTCCTGCCGGCGACTCTGGAGCATCTGATTCTGGGGAAAAGCCCATCAGAGACAAGAGTGGAGGGCGAGGCTGCGCCCAGAGAGCCCCCAGGCCAGCCTTCCCCACTCAACAGACCCCCAGCCCCAACCGGCACTCACCTCCCCCTGCAGACTCTCCAGCCGCGTCCTCAGCTCTGCCCCAGCCAGGGCCTGAGCCTGGCACTGCCCTTGAAGGCTGTCCAGTTCCCGCTGAAGCTCCTGCTCAGTCTGTGAGGCctggggatggggttgggggtcaACAGAGCCCTCAGCTGGCCCACGCTGCAACAGGCCCAGCACGCCCAACCCCAGACGTCTGCCCCTCCTTGCCAGGGGACCCAGGGTCAGGGCCGTCCGGCCTGGACCAGCACGATCACACCCACCAGGACTGGGCCCAGCACGCCCACCCCCACCAGGACCGGGTGTCCTCTCCTTCCTTGCCAAGGACCCCGGGGTCAGGGTCATCCCACCTGGGCCAGCTGCTGGCTGAGCCGGAGGTTCTGTTCACCGAGTTCACTGAGGGCCCGAGCCCGCTCCCGGCCGCTGTCCTGCTGCTCAGAACGCTGCTCTCCGAGCTGGGCCCTAAGGGCCTCCACGTCCCTCTCCAGTTCCACTGCCCTGGCCTCCCACTCGGCTCCCCGGGCTGCCAGGCCCCGGCGCAGTTCATGGTtctcctgctgcagctgctgtggGGCCGGGACAGAGGGGACAGTGAGACTGGAGGGGACACAGAGCGACAGCCAGAGACCTAAGCGGGGTCCGAGGGGGTCTGAGGCAGGCCTGAGAGCCAGAAAGAGGACAGAGCTGGGTGGGGAGTGGGCAGAGGGGGCAAGACGCAGCCTCGGACAGtagaggaggcagaggagccGTCGAGAGGTTTCTGGAGGGGCTGACCCTGGGCCTGAGCTGGGCAAGGCTCCCCGGTGCCCACTCACCTCTGGCTGCCGCCGGAGCTTCTGGGCCCGAGGTTGCAGGCGCCGTTTTTGGCGCCTGAGTCTGGCAGAATTGAAGCCCCGGCCCATGGCCTCACACAGCTGTGTGCTCTGGAGATTCCGCCTCTGCTCaacccctctcccccagctcctccgGGCCAGCTCCCTCTAATTAACCCTGGGCAGCCTCACCCCGGCCCCACGCCTCTGCCCGCCCTCCCCCAGAACCTGTCTAACCAGTGGGGGGACGCTCCTGGCACACCCAGAGGACCAGCTTGGGAAGGCGGGCAAGTCAGGGGCCAGCATCTGCCCCGTCACCCCTCTGTAGACTTCCATGCAGGACGGTGATGCTAACCATAGCTGCTACGATAATTAGCAAGCCCTCCTGCTAGGGCTTCACCTATATTGTTGTATTTAGTCCATGGGAATTAGAATCCTttggttgctgtttagtcaccaagtcgtgtccaacccttgcaaccccacagactgtagcccgccaggctcctctctccatggaatttcccaaacgagaatactggagcggttgtCATTTCATTccccaggcgatcttcctgacccaggcattgaactcgcatgtcctgcattggcaggtggattctttaccgctgagccaccagggaagcctttaaaatccttaacatcttcattttacagattaggaaactgggCCTCAGAGAGGTGCCTTGCCCAGGGACACACAGTGAGTTACTAGAGCAGGGATTCTAACCCAGACAGCCAAATCCTTAATCAAATactgggtggggggggcgggtaCAACACAGCTCGAGGATTAAGCCCACCAGTCTGGGGTCCTGTTGTCCTATTTTTCTGGCCAATGCCCAGCTCTGCTTCTGCTTTGTGGTCAGGCAAGCACCCTAACACCTCCAagtcccatccatccatctattcatctatccaGTATTTCCTGAGCTTGCCCCATTTTGGGGTCTGGCTATCAGCAGTAAGTGAGACCACCAAATTCACTGCCTGAAACAGCTTCGAGTCCAGAGGCAAATGAACACATTTGAACCAGGTAGTTTTGGAGAGGGGCACATTTAGGGCTGTAAAGAAACCCTGGGAAGTGATGAAGAGGAGTGAGGTGCAGTGGGGGCTCCTTCAGGAGGAAGTGGTGTCTAAGTTGACTCCTGCAGGGCAAGAAGGAAGAGGGCTACACCaaggaacagcaggtgcaaaggccctgagacaaTAAGTGTGGGTTACTCAGGGAACTGAAAAAAGGCCCCCTCAGAGGAGGGGCCATGTGGCTGAGATGAGGGCAGGGGGGGTCACTTAGGACGTTTAGGCCCTGGTGAGAACTTTTGGTTTCATTCTAAATGAGGGGGAGCCATTGGGAGATTCTGGGCAAAGGCCAAAATGATCTGATTTGCAATTTTTGAAAATCGCTTTGGCTACCCCGTGGAGAAGGAGCTCAAGGGGCAAGGAGGAAGCTGGGGACCAGTGAGGAGGCAGCTGCTGTGTCTGGAGCAGAGATGATGGCCCTGCGGCCAGCTTGGGGAGATGAGAAGTGAGTAGACTCGGTGTCTAGTTTTAAAGAAGAATCAACAGGACTTGCCAGTGTGGGAGGAGAGAGGTAGCGGAGATGCTCAGGCTGGGGCCCTGTGGTGGGAAGCTGGGAGAGGACAGCAGGTGATGGGATCACGGAATCCAGTGCCACTTATGTTGAGAtgcccattaggtggccaaatggagagggtgtggggccGACAACATGGATACAGGAGTCAGTGGTGTCCTGGGTGTGTAGGGGGCCAGATGTGATGCCCAGGGTGAGGGTGACCACAGCATGGGCAGAGGGAACCATGCGCATCTCCCAGAGCTGAGTGAGAATGGATGAAGATCATGTGTGGAAAGCGCTTAGGCCAAAACGGAACAGCGAGAGTACGCCCAGGATCTGTTGGCGGGGGTTTGTGCAATACTGCCGAGGAGCCAGACCCAGGTTCAGAGACGGCCAgcggcttgcccaaggtcacacagcctggcAGGGATATGAACTCGGGTCCTGCCCTGCCCTCAGAGACCGCGTTCTTTTCTCTGCAGTGGGCAGCCTCTGGGACctttagttccccgatcagggatggaacctgcatccctgcattggaaacacagagtcccaaacgctggaccaccagggttgTCCCGGAGCccatgttcttaaccactgggcaacaCTGCCAGGGAGACTGGTCCCAGCCTTGGACTGCTGTTCCAGAGGCAACCCCCCGCCCCGCTTTTGTCCCTCTGCCCCCCACCTGggccctgcccccccaccccccagccctgccctctgcgCCAGCTCACTTCCTCACGCTCAGCGTGCTGGGTGTTCAGCATGTCCAGCTGCCGCTGCAGCTCCTCATTACGCTCCAGAAGCATCTTGCCGAGCTCCGCTGCCAACAGCaggtctttctccttctgctgcAGCTGCAAGGCCAGGTCCTCCGGCTCCTCAGGCCCTGGGCCCCCTCCCAGGAATGAGTCCCGCCGCTCCAGCACGAAGGGGAAGAAGCCCTCATCACCGCTGGGGGAGGCGCCCCCTGAGAGCAGCCCGGACGGAAAGCTGGGCCCTTCTGGGGAGTTCATGACGCTGGCAGCATCTGTAGGGGCAGGTAGGGCTGTGAGGAGAGGTGGTGACAGGACTCCTCCTCTGCAACCCAAAGGGGTTCGCCCCCCGCTGGCCAAGCACAGCTCTCTTGAAATTCTTCACCTGCCACTGGCCCTCTGAGTCTTCTGGGCCAAGAAGGGTTAATGATCTGTGTCTTGTCTGCTGAGTTCCGTTAATGTCCCCAGGGTaaactgaggcagggagaagcagaaagagagCTGCCCGGGCTCCTGCCTCTGGTGGATGGTTTCTGCCCCCCGGGAACTTGTCCCAGTACTCCAGGACCACAGCCCACCCCAGCCACCAGCCCCCTACTTCCtcttccccaggccccagctgtTTTGGTTCACCAGCTGGGAAACTCTGCCCTGAACCCGGGTTCTTGAGAGACTCAGGACTCAAGAGATAAATCCAGCCTCTTCTCCCAAGAATTCAGGGCCTTGGGAATGTAGGTGTCCTGACCCCTTACCCTGCAGAAGTCCAGACCCCTCCCTTTCTAGAAACCCAGACCCAGGTTCCCTGGCCCCCAGCGCCCCCTGGCCCTTGTTCCCCTATTTTCTCAGGTCCCTGCCTCTCGGAACTCAGGTCCCCAGACCCTCAGCCCGCCCCTTCTGGACTGCTGGCCCAGGCCCCCCAGTTCCCAGCCACCCAGGGTGAGGTAACAGGTTATGCCTGTGCGGCCACTGCCGCCTGGCCACTCCAGGTTTCTGTTTACTTCCCGCCCGGCCCTGGGGATGGGAGCCTGGCGGCGCTCCGCTAGGGCCGCCAGGGGCCTCAGTTCAAGGGCTctggggctcaggagggaggggacccagggcttccctggctttTTCCCCATGTTACCCCCCACCAGCATGCCTGGGGCTCCCTCATCCACTGTGAGCGCGCGCGAGCCGCGCgtacacagacacactcacaaacacctgactttttccctttctcctcttggcAGGTGTCAGACCCCAGGCCTCTCCGCAGGACCCAGGCATCCGGGGTCTTCCCAGTTCAACTGCCCCCGGACGGACCGGGGGTCTCCCCGACGTGGCCCCTGCGGATCCAGCCCCCTCTGGAACTCGGGGGCATCCCGCCTCCTCGCCCCTCCCCGCACTGAGCTAGCAGCTCTTAGCACCTCCACCCGGGCTTCGGGGCAACCAGCCTCTCGACCCCCAACTCTCCGCATCGGAAGCCCAGTCACAGCCTTCCCGCCTTCCTTCCTGCCCACTCCCGGGTTTCCCGGCCCCCAGAGTCCGGCCcggccgcccccgcccgccccttCGGCCCGCGCCCGTTCGGCCCGGCCCAGTCCGCCCGAAGCTCGAAAGCGCCCCTGTCCTCGCGCCCCCTCGGCTCTCACCGACGGCGCCGGGCTGCCTCCGAGGTCCCCGCGGCCCCGGATCCCCTCTTCCGGGGGCGGCGCCAGGTGCACCGCCCGCACAGGTGAGGGGCGGGGTCACgggcgccccctggtggccgGAATGACCAGGTGGGGCCTAAAGAAAGGCGACTCCACCCAGGTCAGAGCTGCTGACCCATCTTGCTGCCACCGAAAACGACAGGGCCCATtaattgagcacctgctgtgtgcacaACCCACGCTGAACATAGACGTCGGTTCCCTTTCCGCTCACAACTTCCCTGTGAGATAGGACATTATTAACGACAGCAACAAATCTAGCGGATATTAAGCACTCTGCTAAGAAAGCTCTTCTTTACTTTCATGACGTCCTCATGAAGCAGGAACTACCATtatccccgttttacagatgaggaaactgaggcccaccaAGGATCTATCTTGCTTGAGGTCACATGGACAGGAGTTGAACGTGAGCAGCACAGGTGTGACTTCTTAGGCTGAGTCCTGTGTGGCAGGTGAGGACGGCTAAAGTGACTTGCCCATAACCGCACCTTAGGCTGTGCTCCTCCCAACCTGAGGCTGTCGGCTCCCAGGCCGCAGAGtcgggggcaggggatggggtgaggagacTGGGAGGACCCATGGCTGAGTTCCAGGGTCGAGCCCGGGGCAGCCTGGGGCTTGTGGGCGATGCCCCGGCCATGGCCTTGTGGCTTCTGGAGAGTCTCCTCAGACTTCCAGGGCTTGCTGGGTCCCTGTAAAAGGGGCTCCTGGCCCAGTGAGTGGGGACCGACAGAGGTCTGGGAGCAGTGGTGAGTTGGTAACTCTTTAATAACAGGCTCTCAGGGGAAAGAGAAAGCCTTGACTTATTAATTCTGCCAATTTCTGTGCTATAAATACTCCCTCCAAGGctgattacttttttctttctttctttctttggcagcACTGGGCAGCATGTGGATCTtaacttccctaaccagggatcgaacccatgctccttgcagtcaaagcatgattcttttttcttttctttcaaatgtacttgttttggttgcactgggtcttcgctgctgcccacagactttctctagttgcaaagagCAGGGCTACTcctcattgcagtgcacaggcttctcattgctgtggcttctcttgttgcagagcatggtctctaggcacacggtcttcagtagttgcagcacacaggctcaaaAGCTGtcacacatgggcttagttactccaaggcagttagaatcttcccagaccagggattgaacccgtgtcccctgtgttggcatgCAGAGTCTTATCCAgtttgccaccagggaagtcctagaagtGCGATTCTCAACTAgtgtaccaccagggaaagccccaaggctgatttcaagctactaACATGACATCTTTGAATGTGGAGATGGGCAGAGACGTCCTTATCAGCTTTTGCCAGCCAGTACTGGCTGGGTCCCCTGCCCCTGACTGTGGGTGTGTCAGGGTTTCTGAGCCTTGGAGGACTGGGGTCCTATCTGGCTGAGTCTTAGAAAAACAGGAGGAAGATGGGAGCTGGGACTCCTGACTTGTGGGGAATTGGATGTGAGGGCTGGTTCCAAGCTGGGACTCCTGCGTCCTGGGCTGGGACAGGGTTTCCTGCCAGCATATAGCAGGGGTGCCACCAGTTCCATCACAAAGTGGCCTGTGGGCTGCCTTGTCTGGTAAAGCCACCACGTTCTCCCACAGCAACTGGGCGACAGCCTGGTGGACATCAGAGGGCTGGAGGCAGCCCAGCCTTGCCTCGGTGCTGCCGCCCAACTGCCTCCAAACGCCAGGATCACCCAGGGCTCCACCTATACCAGTCCTACCGGGCAGGGGCTGGGCTCACCTGGAGACGAAGTCGTGAAGGCCCTACTCCTAGGAGGTTCACAGTCCACTCCAGGAGGTCGGGGGAGGTGTAGACCTATGTAAACCAGAAATGAACCAATAAAACAACATGCCACGGAGTGTAGCTCACAGGTGCTGGCATTGCATGGCTTCAGTCTAGATCCCAGTCTGGCTACATGTcggtgtgtgtgtctgagtcaTTCAGCtgccctcagtttccccatctgtagaatggaggTGATCACAGTCCCCAGCTAATGGAGTTCTGACAATTGAATGAGGGTGAAGGTAAGGTACGAGCACGTAGGCTATGCTGGTGCTCAGCAGGGCCATAAGCAGTGACTCACCACACGTGTTAACATTACAGTGTATTccatcctcacagcagccctgtgAGGTCATGACCATTCACAGTTTACCAGCTCAGGGAGGCAAAGTGATTTGTCTGTGCCTGCATGACCAGCGCTTCATCCCAGCTTGCCTGCCTCCCAGCCAAGGTCATTCTTGGGGCATCTGAATCTGGCCTCCAGGCTCCTTGCTGATtccagctgaagatggagaagagggaCAGAgtggccccagggaagccccagtgataCTGGGACAGGTTCAGATAAAGGAAGGGAAGATAATCCAGTCCTCTGGTCTCCAGGCGGCCCTCAAGCAAGCCCGCCTCCTTTAGCCTCCAAGCCTGGGCTTAGCCCTGAATGCTCTCCCCGACCTTTCCCACCGCCTGGTGGGCGCCTAGTGTTCCAAATCTTGGCATTTCCTCCTTGGCATTTCCTCCTTGGGGAAGCCTCTGCAGGCCTCACAAGGACTCCGCTGGGCAGGGGAAGCCAGCAGCATGCTCCACCCCCTCCATCAAGGCAACCACTCCCGGTGTTTTTGACATATGCAAAGCTTATGAACAATAAGCAGTATTGTTTGGGGCCTTTAAAAACCTTCCTATAAAATGTTTTACACTGAATACATTGTTCTGAAACTAGCTTTTTTCATTTAGCCTgttatttccaagtttttttgttttcctcaacttaaaaaaaaaatgactttttattgGTGGGTATTCATTTCctatgtgcttcccaggtggtgcagtggtaaagaatccacctgccagtgtaggatacacaagagatgtgggttcgatccctgggttgggaagatcctctggaggagggcatggcaatccactccagtattcttgcctgggaaattccacggacagaggagcctggtgggctatagaccatgaggtcacacagacaCGCTCATTTCCTAGGGCTTCtctaacaaatgaccacaaactggaTGGCTCAAACAACAGGAACAAATTGTCTCGTAGTTCTTGGGGTCAGAGTTCCTACATCCAGttgtgggcagggctggctccTCCTGGAGCGTCTGTCAGTGGCATCTCTCCCAACTCTGTGGTCCAGTACTCAGAGCTCCCCAGGCTTCTTCCGCAGGGCTTATCCCCTGGAACCACTGATCAGCTCCACCTTGCCTCTTCCAGAGTCAACTGAAAAACTAGTCACAACCTTAGACAGTTATTTGATTTGGTGAGAACCTTAGGGACCCCGAGCCAGGAGGGACAGCACTGCAGGTAGCCCTGAGCAATGGctctgaggaggtgggagggagtcagGCTATAAACAAGCTTGCAACACAGGGGGCAGGTGGTCTGAACATCAAATATTATTGTCAGGTAAAGAAAACCAAAGATCacgttaaggaatttagcattcttctatatatggaaagatgcaagttaaagaaagtgaacgtgttagttgctcagtcctgccagtctcctctgctcatggaattctccaggcaagaatactggaatgggttgccactcctttatccaggggatcttcctgacccagggattgaacctgagtctcctgcaatgcaggcaagttctttactgtctgagccaccgggagaGCCTCAAGTGTCTGGGATTATTGAAGTCATTCCTTTCacatgcatctcagctatctggggccagcatcctgcatTTTTACAGAGGTATCCGTCTCTTCTTGAATTCCCTTAGGGCACACTGGAGGGCTGTAATCACTCCAGACTGTGACATCCTTAAATTCCACGTGTAGGGAGTGGCGCCACCTTTCGGCATGGCTCGGAAATTCAGATTTGGAGGGTGGGAATTGTGGATAGCAGGGACATTTCCTGCCCACTGGTACtgcaggaaatatttcatttcacaccAGAACGCTCTCTGAATGAAATTGATCACAGCGAGTCAGCAGTGAGCAGTGGGGTGAAacgagatcttaattccctgcccaggagttgaacctgaaAAGCCTGGATGAGAGAGAACCATCAGTCCTAGCCACAGGACCAAGAAGGTCTAAAGGCTAGAAGCTATTTTTTCCCCTGTGTCTTTGTCCCCATTGAAAAATGCACTtatcacagaggcagaaactgtaaatacaggtacaaagtttattactAGAGACAGCCCAACACAAGTGGGAGAGCACACAGAGAAATGGCTCGTTTAGTTAGGTCAGAAGCAAGGCAGGGATGGTCACCCAGAGAGAAAGGGCGTGAGTGTCCCCCCTAGTGAGAAGGAGCGCAGAAGAGGTGGTTAAGTCGTTTATACAGAACAGTTCTTCCgggtctttgtcttccttcaggcCAATTATCTGGTTCCTTTATCCACACCTGACCTACCCTGAGACACTCTCCTGGTTGTGCATACACCCCTCAGCCAAGATGAATCtcaaagtgaaggcttctgggagaagaaagactcattatggcctggCGTTATCCCTTGACTTTTGACCCAAAAGGAGTCTTTCTGCACGTATATAGAGTCTCCCTTGCCCCAAAAGAGGGGCAAGCGGAGATACCTTAATCCTTTACTCAAACAGGCTTCTGTCCCTCTTTGCCCTCGCCTTGACTATTGCCATGACTATTATCTTAAGATGTTTACAAGAGATAAACTCTTtctatttaccctgtttctgttgttacttccatttcagagggcaaacaggaggCTAAATGTAAATGCCTTAGctggagcccacctatctctTGT from Odocoileus virginianus isolate 20LAN1187 ecotype Illinois chromosome 33, Ovbor_1.2, whole genome shotgun sequence harbors:
- the BICDL2 gene encoding BICD family-like cargo adapter 2, with product MNSPEGPSFPSGLLSGGASPSGDEGFFPFVLERRDSFLGGGPGPEEPEDLALQLQQKEKDLLLAAELGKMLLERNEELQRQLDMLNTQHAEREEQLQQENHELRRGLAARGAEWEARAVELERDVEALRAQLGEQRSEQQDSGRERARALSELGEQNLRLSQQLAQASQTEQELQRELDSLQGQCQAQALAGAELRTRLESLQGENQMLQSRRQDLEAQIRGLREELEKGRGRLQATHEELLLLRRERREHGLELERARSETEEALSALRRLQRRVSELEEESRLQDADLSGASLQLELAHSLDSDQDQNQNTDRSGDPLTTLSPETQEVSSQQRSPQERLEPPRKGASLSPEEILGEEEEDVVRLQVEMALQQAELQSLREELQRQKELRVQDPEEALSSALSDRDEAVKKVLELSLELSRVSLERDSLSRELLRTIHQKVALTQELEAWQDDMQVVIGQQLRSQRQQELSAAASAPRPAPTRFSLRLSPGPAGSFFSTLFRRT